From the Musa acuminata AAA Group cultivar baxijiao chromosome BXJ1-2, Cavendish_Baxijiao_AAA, whole genome shotgun sequence genome, one window contains:
- the LOC108952141 gene encoding uncharacterized protein LOC108952141, translating to MAEFAPNLDDGEMWLPSEIIADLGLRRLHHSNAAAAAARVRGAYHHTFDVEGLASQLAALSPLDRVQRLPAAKLPPVFPPHYEGLKPVGPAARFELEERELGTGLGRPVYGMGFGACSRPGVTRPGPTQAAQAQACGPETVEAFGRAPQRPLRPIQSRLGTVRPGGQGRESGGGTGVFLPRVINNNEARKKHHNATGGEQQKQQPTRSTAMWKLERPFQPTSEMRLPQEWTY from the exons ATGGCAGAGTTTGCGCCGAACCTGGACGACGGCGAGATGTGGCTGCCGTCGGAGATAATCGCCGACCTCGGCCTCCGCCGCTTGCACCATTccaacgccgccgccgccgccgcccgagTCCGCGGCGCATACCACCACACCTTCGACGTCGAGGGCCTCGCGAGCCAGCTCGCGGCACTTAGCCCGCTCGACCGCGTCCAGCGCCTCCCCGCCGCTAAGCTGCCGCCCGTTTTCCCGCCTCATTACGAG GGGttgaagcctgtcggaccggcgGCCCGGTTCGAACTGGAGGAAAGGGAGTTGGGGACCGGGTTGGGTCGCCCCGTCTATGGCATGGGGTTCGGAGCCTGTTCCCGGCCGGGGGTGACCCGGCCTGGCCCGACGCAGGCAGCTCAGGCGCAGGCATGTGGACCGGAAACG GTGGAGGCATTTGGTCGGGCTCCGCAGAGGCCACTGCGGCCGATCCAGAGCCGGCTCGGCACTGTTCGACCGGGTGGTCAAGGGAGAGAAAGCGGAGGAGGGACCGGTGTGTTCCTCCCGCGGGTGATCAACAACAACGAAGCGAGGAAGAAGCATCACA ACGCGACGGGAGGAGAGCAACAGAAGCAGCAGCCAACGAGAAGCACGGCGATGTGGAAGCTGGAGAGGCCATTTCAGCCGACCTCCGAGATGCGCCTTCCCCAGGAATGGACTTACTGA
- the LOC103976161 gene encoding two-component response regulator-like APRR3 isoform X1, whose product MEAGARGDEGEMTGVAPGDGGGPERGSTAAAGPSSERQVIRWERFLPRRSLRVLLVEHDDSTRHIVAALLRKCSYHVAAVADGLKAWAVLKLKCYKFDLVLTEVEMPSLSGIGLLSKIMAAEECKNIPVIMMSSQDSIGVVLKCMLKGAVDFLVKPVRKNELRNLWQHVWRRHCSNNATNASDNNAASNHVSVNAGDGSKTGENSDEDDAQSSGSKPEAQSKSVQKHIEILQSVEENRESEPKAEQLNDGTIIVANQLKNYKGHEARDKTSGPTVQVNHSVQSTILAEQREDKNFWCNRSICKEQKQECVRLQKDEDFDPKPYHQPDATNESFQNMIEFIEPTTSRRCVPASMERAASMEDIPCEASTCSHGKCISDFGSSQLLELSLRRPQLDGCVNLEFKEKHVLNHSNASAFSRYSDKKMQHSSQTPVLTSLCIGTKESVEETQQRANLYNSSFSETCHALSSKEMLTSDRSKAIEAAIYFQISSDSNKEDGGILSSHPIHDDASHPQYNFLSLPVPVGAIPYQRLSTRFGATVQPLFLHPNNSTSSEKRMVQDSSVQYIHHESQIMNNTQQLEYHGHEDYHQFSYSRHHAETELGGPGDSSCIPSEQAIQSASSSLDIYNDCGTNDCDKTTEAPASTFNAIESGNESGVQNSGRKGLDCHLSPREAALIKFRLKRKDRCFEKKVRYQSRQKLAEQRPRVKGQFVRQKVIDSTTAAEAED is encoded by the exons ATGGAGGCCGGCGCAAGGGGGGACGAAGGGGAGATGACGGGGGTCGCGCCGGGAGACGGCGGAGGACCGGAGAGGGGGAGCACTGCAGCCGCCGGCCCCAGTTCCGAGCGGCAGGTGATCCGGTGGGAGCGGTTCCTGCCCCGGAGATCCCTTCGGGTCCTCCTCGTCGAGCACGACGACTCCACCCGGCACATCGTCGCCGCCCTGCTCCGCAAATGCAGCTACCACG TTGCGGCCGTCGCGGATGGGCTCAAGGCGTGGGCGGTCTTGAAGTTGAAGTGCTACAAGTTCGATCTTGTGCTCACCGAGGTGGAGATGCCTTCGCTGTCCGGGATTGGGCTCCTCTCCAAGATTATGGCTGCCGAGGAGTGCAAGAACATTCCAGTGATCA TGATGTCTTCTCAAGATTCCATTGGTGTAGTGCTCAAATGCATGCTAAAGGGTGCTGTAGATTTTCTGGTGAAACCAGTGAGGAAGAATGAGCTACGGAACTTATGGCAGCATGTTTGGAGGAGACATTGT TCAAATAATGCTACAAATGCCTCCGACAATAATGCTGCTAGCAATCATGTGAGTGTCAATGCTGGTGATGGATCCAAGACTGGGGAAAACAGTGATGAGGATGATGCTCAG AGTTCTGGCAGTAAGCCAGAGGCTCAGAGCAAAAGTGTGCAAAAGCATATAGAAATTCTTCAATCTGTGGAGGAGAACAGGGAATCTGAACCAAAAGCAGAGCAGCTCAATGATGGTACAATAATAGTGGCAAATCAATTGAAGAACTATAAAGGTCATGAAGCCAGAG ATAAGACTTCTGGACCTACAGTCCAAGTAAATCATTCAGTTCAAAGTACTATCTTAGCTGAGCAAAGGGAGGATAAGAATTTTTGGTGTAATAGATCCATATGTAAGGAGCAAAAACAGGAGTGTGTGAGGTTGCAAAAGGATGAGGACTTTGATCCTAAACCATATCATCAGCCTGatgctacaaatgaatctttccaGAACATGATAGAGTTTATTGAGCCAACAACTAGCAGAAGATGTGTTCCTGCATCTATGGAAAGGGCTGCTTCTATGGAAGATATACCATGTGAAGCTTCAACATGCTCTCATGGAAAATGTATATCTGACTTTGGTTCTTCCCAGCTACTTGAACTTTCCTTGAGAAGACCACAACTTGATGGCTGTGTGAATCTGGAGTTCAAAGAAAAGCATGTACTGAACCATTCTAATGCCTCTGCTTTTTCAAG GTACAGTGATAAGAAGATGCAGCATTCTTCTCAAACGCCAGTTTTAACTTCTTTATGCATTGGCACCAAGGAATCTGTTGAAGAAACCCAGCAACGTGCCAACCTATACAATAGCTCTTTTAGTGAAACATGTCATGCCCTATCTTCTAAAGAAATGCTGACATCTGATCGGAGTAAAGCAATTGAAGCTGccatttattttcaaatttctTCTGATAGCAACAAGGAGGATGGTGGCATTTTATCTTCTCATCCGATACATGATGATGCTTCACACCCTCAATATAACTTTTTGTCATTGCCAGTACCTGTTGGAGCAATTCCTTACCAGAGGTTGTCAACCAGATTTGGTGCTACTGTGCAACCACTGTTCTTACATCCAAACAATTCAACTTCCTCAGAGAAAAGAATGGTTCAGGATAGTTCTGTACAATATATTCACCACGAAAGTCAGATTATGAATAATACTCAGCAACTTGAATATCACGGCCATGAAGATTATCATCAATTCAGCTACTCTAGACATCATGCTGAGACAGAATTAGGGGGTCCAGGAGATTCCTCATGCATTCCCTCCGAACAAGCCATTCAAAGTGCCAGCTCTAGCCTAGATATTTACAACGATTGTGGAACAAATGATTGCGACAAAACAACAGAAGCTCCTGCAAGCACCTTTAATGCTATAGAAAGTGGAAATGAGAGTGGTGTCCAGAACTCTGGCAGGAAAGGTTTGGATTGTCATCTTTCTCCCCGAGAAGCTGCATTAATAAAATTCCGTTTAAAAAGAAAAGACCGATGCTTTGAGAAAAAG GTTAGGTACCAAAGTAGGCAAAAGCTAGCAGAGCAGCGACCAAGAGTGAAAGGGCAATTTGTGCGTCAAAAAGTCATTGACTCGACAACTGCAGCAGAAGCAGAAGACTAA
- the LOC103976161 gene encoding two-component response regulator-like APRR3 isoform X3 has translation MEAGARGDEGEMTGVAPGDGGGPERGSTAAAGPSSERQVIRWERFLPRRSLRVLLVEHDDSTRHIVAALLRKCSYHVAAVADGLKAWAVLKLKCYKFDLVLTEVEMPSLSGIGLLSKIMAAEECKNIPVIMMSSQDSIGVVLKCMLKGAVDFLVKPVRKNELRNLWQHVWRRHCSNNATNASDNNAASNHVSVNAGDGSKTGENSDEDDAQSSGSKPEAQSKSVQKHIEILQSVEENRESEPKAEQLNDGTIIVANQLKNYKDKTSGPTVQVNHSVQSTILAEQREDKNFWCNRSICKEQKQECVRLQKDEDFDPKPYHQPDATNESFQNMIEFIEPTTSRRCVPASMERAASMEDIPCEASTCSHGKCISDFGSSQLLELSLRRPQLDGCVNLEFKEKHVLNHSNASAFSRYSDKKMQHSSQTPVLTSLCIGTKESVEETQQRANLYNSSFSETCHALSSKEMLTSDRSKAIEAAIYFQISSDSNKEDGGILSSHPIHDDASHPQYNFLSLPVPVGAIPYQRLSTRFGATVQPLFLHPNNSTSSEKRMVQDSSVQYIHHESQIMNNTQQLEYHGHEDYHQFSYSRHHAETELGGPGDSSCIPSEQAIQSASSSLDIYNDCGTNDCDKTTEAPASTFNAIESGNESGVQNSGRKGLDCHLSPREAALIKFRLKRKDRCFEKKVRYQSRQKLAEQRPRVKGQFVRQKVIDSTTAAEAED, from the exons ATGGAGGCCGGCGCAAGGGGGGACGAAGGGGAGATGACGGGGGTCGCGCCGGGAGACGGCGGAGGACCGGAGAGGGGGAGCACTGCAGCCGCCGGCCCCAGTTCCGAGCGGCAGGTGATCCGGTGGGAGCGGTTCCTGCCCCGGAGATCCCTTCGGGTCCTCCTCGTCGAGCACGACGACTCCACCCGGCACATCGTCGCCGCCCTGCTCCGCAAATGCAGCTACCACG TTGCGGCCGTCGCGGATGGGCTCAAGGCGTGGGCGGTCTTGAAGTTGAAGTGCTACAAGTTCGATCTTGTGCTCACCGAGGTGGAGATGCCTTCGCTGTCCGGGATTGGGCTCCTCTCCAAGATTATGGCTGCCGAGGAGTGCAAGAACATTCCAGTGATCA TGATGTCTTCTCAAGATTCCATTGGTGTAGTGCTCAAATGCATGCTAAAGGGTGCTGTAGATTTTCTGGTGAAACCAGTGAGGAAGAATGAGCTACGGAACTTATGGCAGCATGTTTGGAGGAGACATTGT TCAAATAATGCTACAAATGCCTCCGACAATAATGCTGCTAGCAATCATGTGAGTGTCAATGCTGGTGATGGATCCAAGACTGGGGAAAACAGTGATGAGGATGATGCTCAG AGTTCTGGCAGTAAGCCAGAGGCTCAGAGCAAAAGTGTGCAAAAGCATATAGAAATTCTTCAATCTGTGGAGGAGAACAGGGAATCTGAACCAAAAGCAGAGCAGCTCAATGATGGTACAATAATAGTGGCAAATCAATTGAAGAACTATAAAG ATAAGACTTCTGGACCTACAGTCCAAGTAAATCATTCAGTTCAAAGTACTATCTTAGCTGAGCAAAGGGAGGATAAGAATTTTTGGTGTAATAGATCCATATGTAAGGAGCAAAAACAGGAGTGTGTGAGGTTGCAAAAGGATGAGGACTTTGATCCTAAACCATATCATCAGCCTGatgctacaaatgaatctttccaGAACATGATAGAGTTTATTGAGCCAACAACTAGCAGAAGATGTGTTCCTGCATCTATGGAAAGGGCTGCTTCTATGGAAGATATACCATGTGAAGCTTCAACATGCTCTCATGGAAAATGTATATCTGACTTTGGTTCTTCCCAGCTACTTGAACTTTCCTTGAGAAGACCACAACTTGATGGCTGTGTGAATCTGGAGTTCAAAGAAAAGCATGTACTGAACCATTCTAATGCCTCTGCTTTTTCAAG GTACAGTGATAAGAAGATGCAGCATTCTTCTCAAACGCCAGTTTTAACTTCTTTATGCATTGGCACCAAGGAATCTGTTGAAGAAACCCAGCAACGTGCCAACCTATACAATAGCTCTTTTAGTGAAACATGTCATGCCCTATCTTCTAAAGAAATGCTGACATCTGATCGGAGTAAAGCAATTGAAGCTGccatttattttcaaatttctTCTGATAGCAACAAGGAGGATGGTGGCATTTTATCTTCTCATCCGATACATGATGATGCTTCACACCCTCAATATAACTTTTTGTCATTGCCAGTACCTGTTGGAGCAATTCCTTACCAGAGGTTGTCAACCAGATTTGGTGCTACTGTGCAACCACTGTTCTTACATCCAAACAATTCAACTTCCTCAGAGAAAAGAATGGTTCAGGATAGTTCTGTACAATATATTCACCACGAAAGTCAGATTATGAATAATACTCAGCAACTTGAATATCACGGCCATGAAGATTATCATCAATTCAGCTACTCTAGACATCATGCTGAGACAGAATTAGGGGGTCCAGGAGATTCCTCATGCATTCCCTCCGAACAAGCCATTCAAAGTGCCAGCTCTAGCCTAGATATTTACAACGATTGTGGAACAAATGATTGCGACAAAACAACAGAAGCTCCTGCAAGCACCTTTAATGCTATAGAAAGTGGAAATGAGAGTGGTGTCCAGAACTCTGGCAGGAAAGGTTTGGATTGTCATCTTTCTCCCCGAGAAGCTGCATTAATAAAATTCCGTTTAAAAAGAAAAGACCGATGCTTTGAGAAAAAG GTTAGGTACCAAAGTAGGCAAAAGCTAGCAGAGCAGCGACCAAGAGTGAAAGGGCAATTTGTGCGTCAAAAAGTCATTGACTCGACAACTGCAGCAGAAGCAGAAGACTAA
- the LOC103976163 gene encoding rho GTPase-activating protein 1-like — protein MEIGWPTDVRHVTHVTFDRFHGFLGLPVELEPEVPRRAPSASANVFGVSTKSMQCSYDSRGNSVPTILLLMQRRLYELGGLRTEGVFRITAENSQEEYVREQLNSGILPEKIDVHCLAGLIKAWFRELPTGVLDSLPPEQVMQCRTEEDCAKLAGLLPPTEAALLDWAIHLMADVVQEEQQNKMNAYNVATVFAPNMTQMADPLTALMYAVQVMNFLRMLILKALKERQQSTISDNEALKELSVAEEATADEPAATASHAAHVNSGSKTGRSSNQNH, from the exons ATGGAGATCGGGTGGCCCACCGACGTGCGGCACGTCACCCACGTCACCTTCGACCGGTTTCACGGATTCCTCGGCCTCCCCGTCGAGCTCGAGCCGGAGGTTCCCCGCAGAGCTCCCAGCGCCAG TGCAAACGTGTTCGGCGTTTCTACTAAATCGATGCAGTGTTCCTATGACTCGAGAGGGAACAGTGTTCCCACCATTCTCCTGCTGATGCAGAGACGACTGTATGAGCTCGGGGGTCTTCGG ACAGAAGGTGTTTTCAGGATCACTGCGGAGAATAGCCAAGAAGAGTATGTGAGAGAGCAGCTAAACAGTGGAATTTTGCCTGAGAAGATCGATGTGCATTGCCTTGCAGGTTTGATCAAG GCATGGTTTAGAGAACTTCCTACAGGGGTGTTGGACTCTCTTCCACCCGAGCAGGTGATGCAGTGCCGCACAGAGGAAGACTGCGCGAAGCTTGCAGGGCTCCTTCCACCAACCGAGGCTGCTCTGCTGGATTGGGCCATCCATTTGATGGCTGATGTTGTCCAAGAAGAGCAGCAAAACAAGATGAATGCATACAATGTTGCTACAGTCTTTGCTCCAAACATGACTCAG ATGGCAGATCCCTTGACTGCACTTATGTATGCAGTGCAAGTGATGAACTTCCTCAGGATGCTGATCCTGAAAGCTTTGAAGGAGAGACAGCAATCCACCATTTCAGACAATGAGGCACTGAAGGAGCTTTCTGTTGCTGAAGAAGCTACTGCAGATGAGCCAGCTGCTACTGCTTCTCATGCAGCTCATGTTAATTCTGGTAGCAAGACTGGCAGATCCAGCAATCAAAACCATTGA
- the LOC103976161 gene encoding two-component response regulator-like APRR3 isoform X2, whose protein sequence is MEAGARGDEGEMTGVAPGDGGGPERGSTAAAGPSSERQVIRWERFLPRRSLRVLLVEHDDSTRHIVAALLRKCSYHVAAVADGLKAWAVLKLKCYKFDLVLTEVEMPSLSGIGLLSKIMAAEECKNIPVIMMSSQDSIGVVLKCMLKGAVDFLVKPVRKNELRNLWQHVWRRHCSNNATNASDNNAASNHVSVNAGDGSKTGENSDEDDAQSSGSKPEAQSKSVQKHIEILQSVEENRESEPKAEQLNDGTIIVANQLKNYKGHEARDKTSGPTVQVNHSVQSTILAEQREDKNFWCNRSICKEQKQECVRLQKDEDFDPKPYHQPDATNESFQNMIEFIEPTTSRRCVPASMERAASMEDIPCEASTCSHGKCISDFGSSQLLELSLRRPQLDGCVNLEFKEKHVLNHSNASAFSSDKKMQHSSQTPVLTSLCIGTKESVEETQQRANLYNSSFSETCHALSSKEMLTSDRSKAIEAAIYFQISSDSNKEDGGILSSHPIHDDASHPQYNFLSLPVPVGAIPYQRLSTRFGATVQPLFLHPNNSTSSEKRMVQDSSVQYIHHESQIMNNTQQLEYHGHEDYHQFSYSRHHAETELGGPGDSSCIPSEQAIQSASSSLDIYNDCGTNDCDKTTEAPASTFNAIESGNESGVQNSGRKGLDCHLSPREAALIKFRLKRKDRCFEKKVRYQSRQKLAEQRPRVKGQFVRQKVIDSTTAAEAED, encoded by the exons ATGGAGGCCGGCGCAAGGGGGGACGAAGGGGAGATGACGGGGGTCGCGCCGGGAGACGGCGGAGGACCGGAGAGGGGGAGCACTGCAGCCGCCGGCCCCAGTTCCGAGCGGCAGGTGATCCGGTGGGAGCGGTTCCTGCCCCGGAGATCCCTTCGGGTCCTCCTCGTCGAGCACGACGACTCCACCCGGCACATCGTCGCCGCCCTGCTCCGCAAATGCAGCTACCACG TTGCGGCCGTCGCGGATGGGCTCAAGGCGTGGGCGGTCTTGAAGTTGAAGTGCTACAAGTTCGATCTTGTGCTCACCGAGGTGGAGATGCCTTCGCTGTCCGGGATTGGGCTCCTCTCCAAGATTATGGCTGCCGAGGAGTGCAAGAACATTCCAGTGATCA TGATGTCTTCTCAAGATTCCATTGGTGTAGTGCTCAAATGCATGCTAAAGGGTGCTGTAGATTTTCTGGTGAAACCAGTGAGGAAGAATGAGCTACGGAACTTATGGCAGCATGTTTGGAGGAGACATTGT TCAAATAATGCTACAAATGCCTCCGACAATAATGCTGCTAGCAATCATGTGAGTGTCAATGCTGGTGATGGATCCAAGACTGGGGAAAACAGTGATGAGGATGATGCTCAG AGTTCTGGCAGTAAGCCAGAGGCTCAGAGCAAAAGTGTGCAAAAGCATATAGAAATTCTTCAATCTGTGGAGGAGAACAGGGAATCTGAACCAAAAGCAGAGCAGCTCAATGATGGTACAATAATAGTGGCAAATCAATTGAAGAACTATAAAGGTCATGAAGCCAGAG ATAAGACTTCTGGACCTACAGTCCAAGTAAATCATTCAGTTCAAAGTACTATCTTAGCTGAGCAAAGGGAGGATAAGAATTTTTGGTGTAATAGATCCATATGTAAGGAGCAAAAACAGGAGTGTGTGAGGTTGCAAAAGGATGAGGACTTTGATCCTAAACCATATCATCAGCCTGatgctacaaatgaatctttccaGAACATGATAGAGTTTATTGAGCCAACAACTAGCAGAAGATGTGTTCCTGCATCTATGGAAAGGGCTGCTTCTATGGAAGATATACCATGTGAAGCTTCAACATGCTCTCATGGAAAATGTATATCTGACTTTGGTTCTTCCCAGCTACTTGAACTTTCCTTGAGAAGACCACAACTTGATGGCTGTGTGAATCTGGAGTTCAAAGAAAAGCATGTACTGAACCATTCTAATGCCTCTGCTTTTTCAAG TGATAAGAAGATGCAGCATTCTTCTCAAACGCCAGTTTTAACTTCTTTATGCATTGGCACCAAGGAATCTGTTGAAGAAACCCAGCAACGTGCCAACCTATACAATAGCTCTTTTAGTGAAACATGTCATGCCCTATCTTCTAAAGAAATGCTGACATCTGATCGGAGTAAAGCAATTGAAGCTGccatttattttcaaatttctTCTGATAGCAACAAGGAGGATGGTGGCATTTTATCTTCTCATCCGATACATGATGATGCTTCACACCCTCAATATAACTTTTTGTCATTGCCAGTACCTGTTGGAGCAATTCCTTACCAGAGGTTGTCAACCAGATTTGGTGCTACTGTGCAACCACTGTTCTTACATCCAAACAATTCAACTTCCTCAGAGAAAAGAATGGTTCAGGATAGTTCTGTACAATATATTCACCACGAAAGTCAGATTATGAATAATACTCAGCAACTTGAATATCACGGCCATGAAGATTATCATCAATTCAGCTACTCTAGACATCATGCTGAGACAGAATTAGGGGGTCCAGGAGATTCCTCATGCATTCCCTCCGAACAAGCCATTCAAAGTGCCAGCTCTAGCCTAGATATTTACAACGATTGTGGAACAAATGATTGCGACAAAACAACAGAAGCTCCTGCAAGCACCTTTAATGCTATAGAAAGTGGAAATGAGAGTGGTGTCCAGAACTCTGGCAGGAAAGGTTTGGATTGTCATCTTTCTCCCCGAGAAGCTGCATTAATAAAATTCCGTTTAAAAAGAAAAGACCGATGCTTTGAGAAAAAG GTTAGGTACCAAAGTAGGCAAAAGCTAGCAGAGCAGCGACCAAGAGTGAAAGGGCAATTTGTGCGTCAAAAAGTCATTGACTCGACAACTGCAGCAGAAGCAGAAGACTAA
- the LOC135582163 gene encoding transcription factor TGA2.3-like — protein sequence MENQSAGETGLSDSGPSSRPMTHGVNGITPSATNFFDQEGAAYFGGLEEALMHGVAGIRSDEERKSLFASRPPTLEIFPSWPMRFQQIPKPEESADSGSVQNTISQLDSESPVSRKASSEQSEEQQQGTMAGDGAPNQQLRTQEKTLRRLAQNREAARKSRLRKKAYIQQLESSRIKLTQLEQDLQRARAQGLFLGGGSAGDTISSVFDMEYSRWLEENYKKMMELRGGLQAHRQDGDLRVTVDECLALYDELFQLKATAARSDVFHVLTGLWTTPAERCFLWMGGFRPSELLKIVLPQLDPLTEQQVAGICSLQQSCQQAEEALSQGLEQFLRSLADTVTGDSLVESSSTGNYMSQMAIALGKLANLEGFLRQADNLRQQTLHQMHRILTIRQAARCFLAIGEYHSRLRALSSLWASRPRENSINESAMPLTADLQIVHQPLQSHFPAF from the exons ATGGAAAATCAAAGCGCTGGTGAAACTGGTCTTTCGGACTCTGGACCTTCAAGTCGACCTATGACACATGGAGTTAATGGAATCACACCTTCTGCCACAAATTTCTT TGACCAAGAAGGAGCTGCTTACTTTGGGGGGTTGGAAGAGGCTCTCATGCATGGAGTTGCTGGAATTAGGAGCGACGAAGAAAGGAAGT CTCTTTTCGCAAGCAGACCCCCAACACTTGAGATCTTCCCATCATGGCCAATGAGATTTCAACAAATTCCCAAG CCAGAGGAGAGCGCCGATTCAGGATCTGTACAGAACACAATTTCCCAGCTGGACTCAGAGTCCCCGGTGAGCAGAAAGGCTTCATCAGAACAGTCAGAAGAGCAGCAGCAAGGAACAATGGCAGGTGATGGGGCACCAAACCAACAGCTCAGAACTCAAGAAAAG ACGTTAAGACGCTTGGCTCAGAATAGAGAAGCTGCAAGAAAAAGCCGGCTAAGAAAGAAG GCTTACATACAACAATTAGAGTCCAGCAGAATCAAACTTACTCAGCTGGAGCAAGATCTCCAGAGAGCTCGAGCACAG GGTCTCTTCTTGGGAGGAGGCAGTGCAGGTGATACCATCAGCTCTG TTTTTGACATGGAATACTCCCGATGGTTGGAAGAGAACTATAAGAAGATGATGGAGCTTCGAGGAGGTCTACAAGCGCATCGTCAAGATGGAGATCTCAGGGTCACAGTAGACGAATGCCTCGCCCTCTACGACGAGCTCTTCCAGCTCAAAGCCACAGCAGCCAGATCAGACGTCTTCCACGTTCTCACAGGCTTGTGGACAACACCTGCCGAGCGGTGTTTCCTATGGATGGGCGGATTCAGGCCCTCCGAGCTGCTAAAG ATCGTACTGCCTCAACTGGATCCCTTGACGGAGCAGCAAGTAGCAGGGATATGTAGCCTCCAGCAATCTTGCCAACAGGCGGAGGAGGCGCTCTCGCAGGGCCTCGAGCAATTCCTCCGGTCGCTAGCTGATACTGTGACCGGTGACTCCCTCGTTGAGAGCTCCAGTACTGGGAATTACATGAGTCAAATGGCCATTGCATTGGGGAAGCTTGCCAATCTCGAGGGATTCCTCCGACAG GCCGACAATTTAAGACAGCAGACTCTTCACCAGATGCATCGAATTCTAACAATAAGACAAGCAGCAAGGTGTTTCCTAGCCATTGGCGAGTATCACAGCCGCCTCCGTGCTCTCAGCTCTCTTTGGGCTTCTCGACCTAGAGA GAACTCGATCAACGAGAGCGCCATGCCGCTAACCGCGGACCTACAAATAGTTCACCAGCCACTGCAAAGTCATTTTCCGGCCTTCTGA